From Agrobacterium tumefaciens, a single genomic window includes:
- a CDS encoding MarR family transcriptional regulator translates to MTSKHSSPRARFGVRFSLLARRWRRALDERLAESGLSDATWAPLVHLQETGGGITQKELAALVGIDGSSLVRLLDILCRQGLVERRVDENDSRARLIYLTESGEVRVAAIRRELVKGEEEMLANISDDDLAIMLQHFDRIDERLSAIQARRREEKSR, encoded by the coding sequence ATGACCTCCAAACATTCCTCTCCACGGGCACGTTTCGGCGTCCGCTTCTCTTTGCTCGCCCGCCGCTGGCGCCGGGCTCTCGACGAACGCCTGGCTGAATCGGGCCTTTCCGATGCGACCTGGGCACCGCTCGTTCATCTTCAGGAAACCGGTGGCGGTATTACGCAGAAAGAGCTTGCGGCCCTCGTGGGTATCGATGGCTCCAGCCTCGTGCGCCTGCTGGATATTCTGTGTCGCCAGGGCCTGGTTGAACGCCGGGTTGACGAGAACGACAGCCGAGCGCGGCTGATCTATCTGACAGAGAGCGGCGAAGTGCGTGTCGCTGCGATCCGGCGCGAACTGGTGAAGGGTGAGGAGGAGATGCTGGCCAACATTTCCGATGACGATCTTGCGATCATGCTTCAGCACTTCGACCGGATCGATGAGAGGTTATCGGCGATCCAGGCGCGGCGTCGCGAGGAGAAATCCAGATGA
- a CDS encoding LysR family transcriptional regulator — translation MNFDFTDLKIFLSAVEGGSLTAAAAKNNIVVAAVSARLRKLEENFGLLLFERTGRGIKPTLAGDLLCRHARKLLDDARKLEVELDAFAQGRGGTIRFLSNTNMLSEHMPQLIGTFLRDHPDVFVSVKDRPSLEVVNLLRAGEADMGIVASSADMTGLEKWRFVPDRLVVIVPRDFPLDGPLAYSSILDHPLVALDEKVALSQFLRRLANELGRRPTIRMRVESFEALCRVVECGTGVGIVPETAALRYRRSMDFRVLPIGEAWSEREIYLCVRNRDQLPPYGKALLTHLLDYVEAVRELGSAATVGD, via the coding sequence TTGAACTTCGACTTTACAGACCTCAAGATTTTCCTGTCTGCCGTCGAAGGCGGAAGCCTCACGGCGGCAGCGGCAAAGAACAACATCGTTGTGGCGGCGGTGAGCGCACGGCTGAGAAAGCTGGAGGAAAATTTCGGCCTTCTGCTGTTTGAGCGCACCGGTCGCGGCATCAAACCTACTCTCGCAGGAGACCTGTTGTGCAGGCACGCGCGCAAGTTGCTGGATGACGCAAGGAAGCTGGAAGTCGAACTCGATGCGTTTGCGCAGGGGCGCGGCGGCACAATTCGCTTCCTTTCGAATACGAACATGCTTTCCGAGCATATGCCGCAGCTTATCGGGACATTTCTGCGCGATCATCCTGATGTGTTCGTTTCGGTGAAAGACAGGCCAAGCCTGGAAGTGGTCAATCTTCTGCGGGCAGGTGAAGCCGATATGGGCATTGTGGCATCCTCGGCCGACATGACGGGTCTGGAAAAGTGGCGGTTTGTTCCCGACCGGCTCGTTGTGATTGTTCCGCGTGACTTTCCCCTGGACGGGCCACTTGCCTATTCAAGTATTCTCGATCACCCACTCGTCGCGCTCGACGAAAAAGTGGCGTTGTCGCAATTCCTGCGACGTCTGGCGAATGAGCTCGGCAGGCGCCCTACCATTCGCATGCGTGTGGAAAGTTTTGAGGCACTGTGCCGTGTTGTCGAGTGCGGTACGGGCGTTGGTATTGTCCCTGAAACGGCGGCTCTGCGCTATCGCCGCAGCATGGATTTTCGAGTCTTGCCGATTGGCGAAGCGTGGTCCGAGCGAGAGATCTATCTTTGTGTCCGAAACCGCGATCAGTTGCCGCCCTATGGAAAGGCGTTGCTGACGCACCTGCTTGACTATGTCGAGGCCGTTCGGGAGTTGGGTTCAGCCGCCACCGTGGGTGATTGA
- a CDS encoding sorbitol dehydrogenase, producing MPFDPSSPAMFGQTISRRSLLRGTAALGGLAIAASLGVPLSAGAADDAVASFTQLSEFLTGYTLDPVLGARFLTALKKRDAELDVSLAALTQLIKQSGVSNMDGFLALTGTDPALTKTATKIVSAWYLGVVGEPEDAELITYAESLMYRPTKGLLTVPSYGPGPNAWGPKPGSKI from the coding sequence ATGCCTTTTGATCCATCCTCCCCGGCCATGTTCGGCCAAACCATCTCCCGCCGCAGCTTGCTGCGAGGAACCGCAGCCCTCGGCGGACTGGCGATCGCCGCCAGCCTCGGTGTGCCTCTGTCTGCTGGGGCAGCGGACGACGCCGTGGCCTCGTTCACGCAACTGTCGGAGTTCCTGACCGGTTACACGCTCGATCCGGTTCTCGGCGCACGGTTCCTGACAGCTCTGAAAAAGCGCGATGCCGAGCTCGACGTCAGCCTTGCAGCCCTGACACAGCTCATCAAGCAGTCCGGCGTTTCCAATATGGACGGCTTTCTGGCGTTGACCGGCACGGATCCGGCCCTCACCAAAACAGCCACCAAGATTGTTTCGGCCTGGTATCTCGGCGTCGTCGGCGAGCCGGAAGATGCCGAGCTGATCACCTACGCGGAATCGCTGATGTATCGCCCGACCAAGGGCCTCCTTACCGTTCCGTCCTACGGTCCCGGCCCGAACGCCTGGGGACCAAAGCCCGGCAGCAAGATCTGA
- a CDS encoding alpha/beta hydrolase produces the protein MQRLISTFAIALAASFAAFAAHAAEVKNIVVVHGALADGSGWKKATEILEKRGFNVTVVQQPITSLADDVAATSRVLSMQDGPTLLVGHSYGGIVITEAGNNEKVAGLVYVAAFQPDKGESLLSLATSKPSSGMNIRETPDGQYLYLDPAAFANDFAADLPKDETAFMARSQVFAAKQTFSAKVGDPAWKSKKSWSIVATEDRSINPDLERDMAKRAGSQVTEIAASHAVFASQPEKVADVIEAAARQSGQ, from the coding sequence ATGCAGCGTCTTATTTCAACTTTCGCAATTGCACTTGCAGCCAGCTTCGCTGCCTTCGCCGCCCATGCGGCAGAGGTGAAAAACATCGTGGTCGTGCACGGTGCACTGGCCGATGGTTCCGGCTGGAAAAAGGCAACCGAAATCCTCGAAAAGCGCGGGTTCAACGTCACCGTCGTCCAGCAACCGATCACGTCGCTTGCCGACGATGTCGCGGCGACCAGCCGCGTTCTTTCAATGCAGGATGGCCCGACATTGCTCGTCGGCCATAGCTACGGCGGTATCGTCATCACCGAAGCCGGGAACAATGAAAAGGTGGCGGGCCTTGTCTATGTCGCCGCCTTCCAGCCGGATAAGGGCGAAAGCCTGCTGTCGCTGGCGACATCCAAACCCTCCTCCGGCATGAATATTCGCGAGACCCCCGACGGTCAGTATCTCTATCTGGACCCCGCCGCCTTCGCCAATGATTTCGCCGCCGATCTGCCGAAGGACGAAACCGCCTTCATGGCCAGATCGCAGGTCTTCGCCGCAAAGCAGACCTTCTCTGCCAAGGTCGGCGATCCCGCCTGGAAATCAAAGAAGAGCTGGTCGATCGTCGCCACTGAGGACCGCTCGATCAACCCTGACCTCGAGCGTGACATGGCCAAACGTGCCGGTAGCCAGGTCACCGAGATTGCCGCAAGCCACGCCGTTTTCGCATCGCAGCCCGAAAAAGTTGCCGACGTGATTGAGGCCGCAGCCCGCCAGTCTGGCCAGTAA
- a CDS encoding FUSC family protein, with protein MSNQTPSEIALPAVTRPRRIDAARHLLHPRQFRESMTVAGQPFLRNSALAGLQAALTVLIALPLVHLSSWSHLIGFASLGALVALFGRFAERGKRGGIVLQCAFWQTVGVLVMSLAAWLGAPSIMLLLLLALLSGTFFFIVTTGRFGPPGALIFVFAAGASMGHVTSASEIIERGLATAIVALLAWLICSLTEVFRHKANGDLPFPVEPLRPWNPRVVAALRIALGSAIAGLAAHVLGAAHPAWAVLGAMAVMQGSHLHISMNRALQRTLGTVAGAILVWWILQQEPSVWVIIAILAGLQFATEVIIGSNYGLGQILVTPMALLMSYLAAPYAASHTMVPERVLDTLLGAAIGIVLAVLCSSLDDRQHLANRHV; from the coding sequence ATGAGCAATCAGACGCCTTCCGAGATTGCCCTGCCTGCAGTGACACGTCCTCGCCGTATCGATGCAGCCCGTCACCTGCTGCATCCGAGGCAATTTCGTGAAAGCATGACGGTAGCGGGTCAGCCGTTCCTCCGCAATTCCGCACTCGCCGGATTGCAGGCGGCATTGACGGTGCTGATTGCGCTTCCTCTTGTCCATCTTTCGTCATGGTCTCATCTGATCGGGTTTGCCTCACTGGGTGCGTTGGTCGCCCTTTTTGGCCGTTTCGCTGAACGGGGCAAGCGTGGCGGGATCGTGCTGCAATGCGCATTCTGGCAAACGGTTGGCGTTCTCGTGATGTCGCTTGCGGCATGGCTCGGAGCGCCTTCCATCATGCTGCTCCTGCTTCTCGCGCTGCTCTCGGGCACGTTCTTTTTTATCGTCACGACAGGGCGATTTGGGCCCCCGGGGGCTCTTATCTTCGTTTTTGCCGCAGGTGCCTCGATGGGGCACGTCACGTCGGCGAGCGAGATTATCGAGCGTGGCCTTGCCACGGCGATCGTTGCCCTTCTTGCCTGGCTGATCTGCAGCCTGACGGAAGTGTTCCGGCATAAGGCAAACGGCGATCTTCCCTTCCCCGTAGAGCCGCTTCGACCTTGGAACCCTCGCGTCGTCGCTGCACTGCGCATCGCCCTCGGCTCGGCGATTGCGGGTCTTGCGGCCCATGTTCTCGGTGCGGCGCACCCTGCCTGGGCCGTGCTTGGCGCCATGGCTGTCATGCAGGGCTCACATCTTCATATCAGCATGAACCGTGCCTTGCAGAGAACGCTGGGGACCGTTGCCGGTGCGATCCTCGTCTGGTGGATCTTGCAGCAGGAACCGTCCGTCTGGGTCATCATCGCCATTCTGGCCGGTTTGCAGTTCGCGACGGAGGTGATTATCGGTTCGAATTACGGCCTCGGCCAGATTCTCGTCACGCCAATGGCGCTGCTGATGAGCTATCTTGCTGCTCCCTATGCCGCTAGCCACACCATGGTGCCGGAGCGCGTTCTGGACACATTGCTTGGCGCAGCAATCGGGATCGTTCTCGCGGTTCTCTGCTCAAGTCTGGACGATCGACAACACCTCGCAAACCGTCATGTGTGA
- a CDS encoding autotransporter domain-containing protein: MTQQLLPVFSRRLTLFSALASLTFSTPSFAQSVWTGSTNNEFSEGTNWAPGLPGETDAATVNSGSPQVTNDVTIDQLGVDGGNVTISNTGALTVSNGTTITSGTVGINAGGVLNSDVNLDGGGLAVDGTLNGNLMLNTGNVTVNGALGSATVGTGTALSNNGTVGDVSVSSGGTFDNNSGASAATLTNAGTASNAGTIGSLNNTAGTFTNNTGGMITGTATIAGGTVVNNFVITDADVAAVATFVNNSDGTVSTLVNAGTSSNAGTIGTLTNTAGNFTNNNSGTVTGKTTVSGGTVTNNFVVTDVDVAAVATFVNNSGATAGNVQNAGTVSNAGTIASLQNDAGSFTNNFGGIVTGGTNVSGGSVTNNATLNDVNIGSSGTFTNTTGAVAGAVTNAGNSSNAGTIASLSNTAGSFTNNSGGTITGTTTISGGTVTNNFVVTDVDVAAVATFVNNSGASAGAVTNSGTTTNAGTIASLQNDGGLFTNNSGGTVSGTTTVDGGTVVNNAALADVDVGAQGTFTNNSGATAGAVSNSGTSANAGTIASLVNSSGSFSNSGTISGTATVTGGELVNDGTVTGTIDIFDGGLLSGSGVSGGLVVNAGGVLSPGPGIQTLAVNGDLTFQAGSIYAVDINSAGASDQVNASGAVTINGGTLTLRAESGSYGLSTDYTILTASSISGTFSTIDSDFAFLSPSLSYSSTAVDLSLDRNDVRFADVALTANDRATANAVEELGAANTLYSAVLPLNVETAASAFTQLNGEIHPSLKSTFLWQSQFLREAVIAEISQSSARRSTKNGDVSLWASGVVAQNHIGSTGNARGIDNTVTGTLVGADIALLDQWHLGGVLGYSDLSTNPQAAADSYHAGLYAVGDFGPLNLIGGALYSRNDITTRRDIAFGTFTDQLSADYASTAAQVFGDISWTLKMDGIDLQPFANLAYVNLETDDVKERGGAAALSVAGGSDSLAVSTLGLRMSSNLEFGGLPVVASGMIGWRHAAGDTTPVSLSAFEGGSPFILEGVTMPRDTLLVRAGIAARLSRSARLTLTYSGEFARGFQSNAAHANLSVNF, from the coding sequence ATGACACAGCAACTGCTTCCGGTGTTTTCCCGACGCCTGACCTTATTCAGCGCACTTGCTTCACTGACGTTCAGCACGCCATCATTTGCCCAGTCCGTGTGGACAGGCAGCACCAACAATGAATTCAGCGAGGGAACGAACTGGGCTCCCGGCCTTCCTGGAGAGACTGATGCAGCCACGGTGAACAGCGGTTCGCCGCAGGTCACAAATGACGTCACGATCGATCAGCTTGGCGTCGATGGCGGAAACGTTACGATCTCCAACACCGGCGCGCTGACTGTAAGTAACGGAACGACGATCACATCGGGCACGGTTGGCATCAATGCAGGCGGCGTCCTGAATTCAGACGTCAACCTCGATGGCGGCGGCCTTGCTGTCGACGGCACCCTCAACGGCAATCTGATGCTGAACACCGGCAATGTGACGGTGAATGGCGCACTCGGCAGCGCGACCGTCGGAACCGGCACGGCGCTTTCCAACAACGGAACGGTGGGCGATGTCTCAGTGTCGTCGGGCGGAACGTTTGATAACAACAGTGGAGCTTCGGCCGCCACATTGACAAACGCTGGCACGGCATCCAATGCCGGCACCATCGGTTCACTGAACAACACGGCAGGAACCTTCACAAACAATACCGGCGGCATGATTACCGGCACAGCAACGATTGCCGGCGGGACGGTGGTCAACAACTTCGTCATCACCGATGCCGATGTCGCGGCCGTCGCCACATTCGTCAACAACAGCGACGGGACGGTCAGCACGCTCGTCAATGCCGGAACATCGTCCAATGCCGGCACGATCGGTACGCTGACGAACACGGCCGGCAACTTCACCAACAATAACAGCGGCACAGTAACCGGAAAAACGACCGTTTCAGGCGGGACGGTCACCAACAATTTCGTCGTGACCGATGTGGACGTTGCAGCCGTCGCGACCTTCGTCAACAACAGTGGCGCAACGGCCGGAAACGTCCAGAACGCCGGTACCGTCTCCAATGCGGGTACCATTGCATCACTTCAAAACGATGCGGGAAGTTTTACCAACAACTTCGGGGGTATCGTGACAGGCGGGACGAATGTCTCCGGCGGCAGTGTCACGAACAACGCAACCCTGAACGACGTCAACATCGGTTCGAGCGGAACGTTCACCAACACAACAGGCGCCGTCGCCGGTGCGGTTACCAATGCCGGCAACAGTTCGAATGCGGGCACAATTGCGTCCCTGAGCAATACAGCAGGAAGCTTCACGAACAATTCCGGCGGGACGATCACCGGAACCACCACGATTTCCGGCGGCACCGTCACCAACAATTTCGTCGTGACCGATGTGGATGTTGCGGCAGTCGCTACCTTCGTCAACAACAGTGGCGCATCCGCCGGCGCCGTTACCAATTCGGGCACCACGACCAACGCGGGTACGATCGCCTCTCTCCAGAACGATGGCGGGCTATTCACCAACAATAGTGGCGGCACCGTTTCGGGAACCACAACAGTCGACGGCGGCACTGTCGTCAACAATGCAGCCCTTGCGGATGTCGATGTCGGCGCACAGGGCACATTCACCAACAACAGTGGGGCCACGGCCGGCGCGGTATCCAATTCAGGCACCAGTGCAAATGCGGGCACGATCGCGTCCCTCGTTAACAGCAGCGGCTCCTTCTCCAATTCAGGCACCATCAGCGGCACCGCGACGGTTACAGGCGGCGAACTTGTCAACGACGGAACGGTAACAGGCACCATCGATATCTTCGACGGTGGCCTCCTTTCCGGTAGCGGGGTGTCTGGAGGACTTGTCGTCAATGCCGGCGGCGTGCTCTCCCCCGGCCCCGGCATTCAGACACTGGCTGTGAATGGCGACCTGACATTCCAGGCGGGATCGATTTACGCGGTCGACATCAATTCGGCAGGTGCCTCCGACCAGGTCAATGCATCGGGTGCGGTTACCATCAACGGCGGCACCCTAACGTTGCGTGCGGAAAGCGGCAGCTATGGGCTTTCGACCGATTACACAATCCTGACGGCCAGCAGCATCAGCGGTACTTTCTCAACCATTGACAGTGACTTTGCTTTCCTTTCTCCGTCGCTGTCCTACAGCAGCACGGCTGTCGACCTCAGCCTTGACCGCAACGACGTGCGCTTTGCCGATGTTGCACTGACGGCAAACGACCGTGCCACCGCAAATGCGGTGGAAGAACTGGGAGCTGCAAATACGCTCTACTCGGCTGTCCTGCCGCTGAATGTCGAGACTGCCGCCAGTGCATTCACGCAGCTCAACGGTGAAATCCATCCGTCACTGAAAAGCACATTCCTGTGGCAGAGCCAGTTTCTGCGCGAGGCAGTCATTGCTGAAATTTCGCAGTCTTCGGCACGGCGGTCGACGAAAAACGGCGATGTTTCGCTCTGGGCATCGGGCGTAGTGGCGCAGAACCATATCGGCAGTACTGGCAATGCACGCGGCATAGACAACACCGTGACCGGAACACTGGTTGGCGCCGACATCGCGCTTCTTGACCAATGGCACCTTGGCGGCGTTCTGGGCTACAGCGACCTATCCACAAATCCGCAAGCGGCTGCCGATTCCTACCATGCCGGCCTTTATGCCGTGGGCGACTTTGGCCCGCTGAACCTTATCGGCGGCGCTCTCTACAGCCGAAACGACATCACAACCCGCCGGGACATCGCGTTCGGCACATTCACCGATCAGCTTTCTGCCGACTACGCCAGTACCGCAGCTCAGGTCTTTGGAGACATTTCCTGGACGCTGAAGATGGATGGCATCGATCTCCAGCCCTTTGCCAATCTGGCCTACGTCAATCTCGAGACTGATGACGTCAAGGAAAGAGGCGGCGCTGCGGCTTTGTCGGTCGCCGGCGGTTCCGACAGTCTCGCCGTATCGACATTGGGTCTGCGCATGTCGTCCAACCTGGAGTTCGGCGGCTTGCCTGTCGTTGCATCCGGCATGATCGGCTGGCGACACGCGGCTGGCGACACGACACCCGTCTCGCTTTCCGCCTTTGAAGGTGGCTCACCCTTCATTCTTGAAGGCGTTACCATGCCACGCGATACACTTCTGGTCAGGGCAGGCATTGCTGCGCGACTGTCCAGATCAGCACGCCTCACGCTCACCTATTCCGGCGAGTTTGCACGCGGCTTCCAATCAAACGCGGCACACGCCAACCTGTCGGTCAATTTCTGA
- a CDS encoding c-type cytochrome — MFRLPPILKTARGPLGSFALCLGALVATSCPTFADDAADLIARGRYLATAADCAACHTAPHGGTPFAGGYGIDTPLGKIFSTNITPSKEAGIGNYSEEEFARAVRDGIAKDGSHLYPAMPYTAYAKITDEDMKALYAYFMQGVKADDHRPQKTELPFPFSIRASMAGWNLLFLDKDRFQPNPAKSAEWNRGAYLAEALEHCSTCHTPRNMFMAEDASKALSGGSIGPWYAPDITASTVSGIGGWSDVELTQYLKTGLVAGKAQAAGPMAEAIENSLQHLPDEDIKAIVTYLRDVPAVTTTTGTARDAFGAPSTAVEASLRGLPGQAPDENGYHVFSGSCAACHQAEGQGNDHYPSLFHNTATGGDRPDNLVATILFGLHRTVGETVAFMPAFGADASYTDRLSDKDIADVSNYVLANYGNPAVKVTPEDVARIRDGGEKPLIVKLAPFALPVGIAIAAIGIALIAWLVLRRRPRPVLG, encoded by the coding sequence ATGTTTAGGCTTCCTCCCATCCTTAAAACCGCACGTGGTCCCTTGGGTTCTTTCGCGCTCTGTCTTGGCGCACTGGTCGCAACAAGCTGTCCCACCTTCGCAGATGACGCTGCCGATCTCATTGCTCGGGGGCGTTATCTTGCCACTGCGGCCGACTGTGCTGCCTGTCATACCGCGCCGCACGGCGGCACACCCTTCGCAGGCGGATATGGCATCGACACTCCGCTCGGGAAAATTTTCTCGACGAACATTACGCCTTCCAAGGAAGCCGGCATCGGCAATTACAGCGAAGAGGAATTCGCGCGTGCGGTGCGCGATGGCATTGCAAAGGACGGTAGCCATCTCTATCCGGCCATGCCCTACACGGCCTACGCAAAGATCACCGATGAGGACATGAAGGCGCTCTACGCCTACTTCATGCAGGGCGTCAAAGCGGATGACCACAGGCCTCAGAAAACGGAACTGCCGTTTCCTTTCTCCATCCGTGCGTCGATGGCCGGCTGGAATCTGCTTTTCCTGGACAAGGATCGCTTCCAGCCCAACCCTGCCAAGTCGGCGGAATGGAACCGTGGCGCTTATCTCGCCGAGGCGCTGGAGCATTGCAGTACCTGTCACACGCCGCGCAACATGTTCATGGCGGAAGACGCCAGCAAGGCGCTCTCCGGTGGCTCCATCGGGCCGTGGTACGCACCCGACATTACCGCATCGACGGTATCGGGTATTGGCGGCTGGTCTGATGTCGAACTGACACAGTATCTGAAAACCGGTCTCGTCGCAGGCAAGGCTCAGGCTGCTGGGCCAATGGCGGAAGCCATTGAAAACAGCCTTCAGCACCTTCCCGACGAAGACATAAAAGCCATTGTCACCTATTTGCGCGACGTTCCGGCCGTGACGACAACGACCGGCACCGCTCGCGACGCTTTCGGCGCGCCATCCACCGCAGTCGAAGCCTCGCTTCGCGGTCTGCCGGGTCAGGCTCCGGATGAAAACGGCTACCATGTCTTCAGCGGTAGCTGTGCTGCCTGTCATCAGGCCGAAGGCCAGGGTAACGACCATTATCCGTCCCTGTTTCACAACACGGCGACCGGCGGTGATCGCCCCGACAATCTCGTTGCCACGATCCTGTTTGGTCTGCACCGCACGGTGGGCGAAACTGTTGCTTTTATGCCTGCCTTTGGTGCGGACGCGTCCTATACGGATCGTCTCTCCGACAAGGACATTGCCGATGTCAGCAACTACGTGCTGGCCAACTACGGCAATCCGGCGGTCAAGGTGACACCGGAAGACGTCGCACGCATTCGTGACGGCGGTGAAAAGCCTCTCATCGTCAAGCTGGCGCCTTTTGCACTGCCTGTCGGCATTGCGATTGCAGCGATCGGCATCGCGCTGATCGCCTGGCTGGTCCTACGTCGTCGCCCGCGTCCGGTGCTTGGCTGA
- a CDS encoding GMC family oxidoreductase, which yields MANTSYDADLIVIGSGVMGGIVAANLAKAGKKVIVLEAGPRVDRREIVETYRNAPVKLSLANAKLQGAGSPFPSMPWAPSTYGDYLQYEGPVKYNTSYLRVVGGTTWHFGSALWRMIPNDFKIQTLYGRGRDWPIGYDDLEDYYNKAELELGVTGTDGQDESGQGGGPMPPRSMPFPMKQLNSTYMFDTLSQKLLVGGFNPVLEPHGRASRPYGNRPVCAGNNNCNPVCPIGAKYDGSMHIDEAERHGAKLLDNSPVYKIEAGDDGKITAVWYKKPDGSEHRLTAKYFVLAAYGIESAKLLLISTSEKYPNGIANSSDQVGRNLMDHTGISMNMLTKDDMWPGQGPTELLVYLNQRDGEFRKDYPSYKIKVRNTVPTAQMTEGFIKKGILGSKLDEEIRKYSARSLNWAIDFEPLPLPENRVTPSKTKFDALGIPVPVLYYSVTDYWNAGRDRGLQDLHKIADLLEAEVLSTDVKWQNRQHVMGTTRMGNDPKDSVVDRDCRTHDHPNMFIAGTSVMPSASCMNPTLTGAALSVRIAEQLIKEI from the coding sequence ATGGCAAACACATCCTACGATGCGGACCTGATCGTTATCGGCTCAGGCGTCATGGGCGGCATCGTCGCCGCAAATCTGGCAAAGGCCGGCAAGAAGGTCATCGTGCTGGAGGCCGGGCCCCGTGTCGACCGCCGCGAGATCGTCGAAACCTACCGCAACGCTCCGGTAAAACTGTCGCTAGCAAACGCCAAGCTGCAGGGCGCCGGCTCGCCATTTCCGAGCATGCCCTGGGCGCCATCCACCTATGGCGATTATCTGCAGTATGAAGGCCCGGTGAAATACAACACCTCCTATCTCAGGGTCGTCGGCGGAACGACCTGGCACTTCGGCTCGGCGCTGTGGCGCATGATCCCTAACGACTTCAAGATTCAGACGCTTTACGGCCGCGGCCGTGACTGGCCGATCGGCTACGACGATCTCGAGGACTACTACAACAAGGCCGAGCTTGAGCTGGGCGTGACAGGAACCGACGGCCAGGACGAAAGCGGTCAGGGCGGCGGTCCGATGCCGCCACGGTCGATGCCGTTCCCGATGAAGCAGTTGAACAGCACCTACATGTTCGACACGTTGTCGCAGAAGCTTCTTGTCGGTGGCTTCAACCCGGTTCTCGAGCCGCATGGACGTGCTTCGCGTCCCTATGGCAATCGCCCGGTCTGTGCGGGAAACAACAATTGCAACCCGGTCTGTCCGATCGGCGCCAAATACGACGGATCGATGCATATCGACGAGGCCGAACGTCATGGCGCCAAGCTTCTCGACAACTCGCCCGTCTATAAAATCGAAGCTGGCGACGACGGCAAGATCACTGCGGTCTGGTACAAGAAACCCGATGGCTCCGAACATCGCCTCACGGCGAAGTATTTCGTGCTTGCGGCCTACGGTATCGAATCCGCCAAGCTTCTGCTGATCTCGACATCCGAGAAATACCCGAACGGCATCGCGAATTCTTCGGATCAGGTCGGCCGTAACCTCATGGACCACACCGGCATCAGTATGAACATGCTGACCAAGGATGACATGTGGCCGGGCCAGGGTCCGACCGAACTTCTCGTCTACCTCAACCAGCGTGACGGCGAGTTCCGCAAGGATTATCCAAGCTACAAGATCAAAGTGCGCAACACGGTTCCGACGGCGCAGATGACCGAAGGCTTTATCAAGAAGGGCATTCTTGGATCGAAGCTGGACGAAGAAATCCGCAAATATTCGGCTCGCTCGCTGAACTGGGCAATCGACTTCGAACCGCTGCCGTTGCCGGAAAACCGCGTCACACCTTCAAAGACCAAATTCGATGCGCTCGGTATCCCGGTCCCCGTTCTCTATTACAGCGTTACCGACTACTGGAACGCTGGTCGCGACCGCGGCCTCCAGGATCTGCACAAGATCGCGGATTTGCTGGAAGCCGAAGTTCTGTCTACCGATGTCAAATGGCAAAACCGCCAGCACGTGATGGGCACCACCCGCATGGGCAACGATCCGAAAGACTCTGTTGTCGACCGCGACTGCCGCACGCACGATCACCCGAACATGTTCATTGCCGGCACCAGCGTCATGCCATCGGCGTCCTGCATGAACCCGACCCTCACGGGTGCCGCACTCAGCGTTCGCATCGCGGAACAATTGATCAAGGAAATCTGA